The Agromyces mariniharenae sequence CCCTCGAAGGAGAGACGCCATGGGCAACGAGGCCCCGAGCGCCACCAGCACGACCCTCGCAGAGGTCGACTACGGCGCGGTCCAAGCATCACCCGAGTTCCAACGGCTCCGGCGCACGCATCGGAGCTTCGTCTTCCCGGTCCTGGGCGCCTGCCTCGCCTGGTACTTCGCCTACGTGCTGCTCGCGAGCTACGCCCACGACTTCATGTCGACCCGCGTGTTCGGCAGCGTGAACGTCGCGATGATCCTCGGCCTCGCCCAGGTCGTCACGACGTTCGCCGTGACCATGTGGTACGTCCACTACGCGAACAAGCGGCTCGACCCGCTCGCGGAGGAGATCCGCGACGAGATCGAGACCGGCGCG is a genomic window containing:
- a CDS encoding DUF485 domain-containing protein, producing the protein MGNEAPSATSTTLAEVDYGAVQASPEFQRLRRTHRSFVFPVLGACLAWYFAYVLLASYAHDFMSTRVFGSVNVAMILGLAQVVTTFAVTMWYVHYANKRLDPLAEEIRDEIETGAFENEEAR